The DNA region GTAAACGGACGTGGTTCCATTTCCTTCTTCCGCTCTTCCTCGATTTTTTGTCTGCGCTCCTGCCATCTGGCTTCCGCTGCCGCCCGTTCCCCGGTCATGTCTTCCTGCGTGGCGGCTTCATCGTACATGTTCTCTTGGGAGAAGAGATTGAACATTTCCGGTTCATCCCCTTTCTTTTTGCGGGATGCCGACGGTGCCCGGCCTGGCGAAGGTCTGCTTTCTACCACTTGCACCTCCGTTTGCTCTTCATCCGCATAGGCGGCAAACAGGTTGAGCATGGGTTCATAAGGCTTGGTGGAAAGGAGACTTTTTTCCTGCATCTCCTGCCGGTGCTCCACTGCTGTTGTTTCCGGTGGGATTTCCGGTCCGGTTTTCAGGATAGTGGAAACGGTGGGACGGGACAGGTTTGCCTCATAAAGTTTCCGGTCAAGATGGTTTCCCACATCTTGCGCCAATAACTGCCTGAGATGTTCGGAAATGGTGCCGACACCTCCTTCATGAATAAAATTCATGGCCGGTTGTCCGTACATGTTCTTGCCCATGGATACGGAAGTATGGACGATATGCTCTAAATCGGCATAGCTGTTGTTGATATGGATACCGCCGGATATGATGCGGGTCTCGATAAAGTTCCGCTCCTTTTCGGTCAGTTCCGATTTTCGGGTGTTCTTCTGCAACACAATCAGGTCGCTGCCCACTTCCGTACCCGCATCAACAAACAGATTGTCCGGCAGACGGATGACGGAAACCAGGTTGGCATGGTTCACCAGCCATTCCCTGACGGGGCGGTTCTGTGGCGAGTCCATGACACCCGAAGTCGTGATGTAGGCCAGTATCCCGCCTTCACGCAGCGTATCCATGCCTTTGAGAAAGAAATAGTTGTGTACGGCGGCAAGTGAGAATTTACGCACGGCGTCTTCACTCCGGTCAAAATCCAGGTCATAAACTCTGGTATTTCCAAACGGGATATTGGATGAGACCACGTCGAAATAGTTGTTATAATAGGGCTGTATGGACTGGAAACCGTCTATGGTCACCCTGCTTTCCGGATAGAGGGATGAGAGTATCCTTCCCGTCAGCCTGTCCTTCTCGAAGCAATGGATTTCGGGAACATCCTTCAGAGTGCTGATGAACATGCCCGTTCCGGCGGAAGGGTCAAGAAAACGTTCCGGACGGATTTCCGGTACCAGCAGTGCTTCCTGCATGGCCGTTACCACCGGCTCGGGTGTGTAAAAGGCTGTGAGGACGGAACTTTTAAGGCTTTGGACGTATGCCTTGTATTCTTTCCCGTCTTTGGAATACTCACGCAGAAGTTCATGCAGCAGCCGGACCTGGGGAAACAGCTCCCTGTCTGTCCTTCATTTTTCTATGTCCGTGTCTTTCTCCGCCGGATTCAGGATGCACTTCAACCCTCCGAAACCCGAATAACCGTTCAAGACCTTGCGTCCCTGTTCCGTAAGACAGAACTCCGGACGCATGAGTATCAGCTCAAGTGCGGCTATGTTATCCGCCAGATGTTGTCGTCTGTTATATGCCATATCGTTCTATATAGGATTGTATGAAACCTGTAAGTTCAACGGTAAGTGTATGATAGGACGGGGATGATTCAAACCTGTCGTCTATGGGGTATTTGCCGAATATCGCCTCTGCGGGCAGCAATACCTTCAGACAGAAATCCGTCCGTCTTTCGGGCTGTACTTCGGGAAACCACTCCGATACGGCCTCGAAAACCGCATCGAACCGGGAAAAGCGCAAGTCCTGATAGAGAACCGTGTCAGCCAGTTCCAAAGCCTGCGTAACAGATAAGCCCTCACGTATGGCGTGTTCGTAAGCCTCTGCGGCACTGTCCGCACGCTCCCGGATGAAAGCCTTGTCATCGGCCATGTGCGGGTGACTTTCTCTCAAATAAAAAAGGAGAGCTGTCTCAAAATAGGACAATTCTCCGGTTGCGGTATTTTTATCTTGTATAGTCATTTGTTTTCACTTTAAAATGTTAATCGGATATTAGATATATACCCGGCTGCCATAAAAGAGAACCGGGTATATATCTGATGTAAACATGAATAATCTGTCTGTTACACGACTGAAAGGCTCTTTTTTGACCGGGCCTTTACAGACGCCACATGACGGGGTGCCTGCTGTTTCACCTCCTTTTTTCTGTCGTTCTTCTTACTGTCAATGGCAGGCTTGTATTCACGGGCGTTACGTCCTATCAGCAGTTGGTTGCTCTTGTTGCTGAAGCGTACATCATCGGAAAATAGCCTGCCTTTGTAGCGCATATTTTCAACGAACACCATTTCATGGTTCTGGAGCATCTTCTTCTGCTCCGGTGTGATTTTGGCACCCATGATAGTGTCGTTGACTTTCAGTTGTTCACCGGACTGTTTGAAAGCGATGTCCATTATTCTCGGATCGACGAAAGCAACCCCGGAAAGTAGTGTGTCATTTTTGCGCTGTATGTCGTTGATGGGAAGTTGGCCGCCTGACGCGAGGATTTGCTTCTGTTTGTCATCCAGCCTTTTCCCGTAGATATAATCGGGTATCTTGATGGCATCCACGGGCATGGTTATGA from Bacteroides sp. MSB163 includes:
- a CDS encoding DUF1896 domain-containing protein, whose protein sequence is MTIQDKNTATGELSYFETALLFYLRESHPHMADDKAFIRERADSAAEAYEHAIREGLSVTQALELADTVLYQDLRFSRFDAVFEAVSEWFPEVQPERRTDFCLKVLLPAEAIFGKYPIDDRFESSPSYHTLTVELTGFIQSYIERYGI